Proteins encoded by one window of Lentisphaera araneosa HTCC2155:
- a CDS encoding cation:dicarboxylate symporter family transporter, with amino-acid sequence MEKKKKMTLSTKILIGLGLGVVVGLFFGEKCAWMSHVGYAFIKIMQMTILPYITISMIKGLGGLSLEQAKNLAVRGGVVILSLWAITLAMLLCVPFVFPELKNANFFQASSVAMPMEVNYYDLYIPSNPFSSLANSAVPAVVIFSMAVGIALITIEPKKHLMNNLITLNEAISKITKKLVSLSPIGVFAITANAAGTISPDELQRLQVYIITYVVCCLLLTFVVLPALISAITGYKYKDVIECVKDPLIAAFTLNNLFIVLPMLAESSKKIMEMNGRLNETNEELADVIIPISFNFPNLAKVMGLLFVLFAGWFVNTEVPFSSYPSFAVSGLLSSFGSSSLSIPFLLNSYEIPEDMYQLFMLSGIINSRFGILLASMHLVTLTLVSIRFMTEGFKITLIQLLKANIPSMCITLLAFISMNFYFSATIKNVDNKREVLSRLKVHTPVENKVHFEVPKLDADLDENLKARVMKRGYLRIGYRKANLPFTYLNKAGEVQGFDIQYAHELARNLKCKIEFIPFDRNNMAELLKNGSIDIAMSGLASLVIC; translated from the coding sequence TTGGAGAAAAAGAAAAAAATGACCTTATCCACCAAGATCTTAATCGGTCTTGGCTTGGGTGTGGTTGTGGGTTTATTTTTTGGTGAGAAATGTGCGTGGATGTCTCACGTAGGTTACGCCTTTATTAAAATTATGCAGATGACTATCCTGCCTTATATCACCATATCGATGATTAAAGGTTTGGGTGGTTTATCGCTTGAACAAGCGAAAAACCTTGCCGTTCGCGGTGGAGTGGTCATTTTATCTCTGTGGGCCATTACATTAGCCATGCTGCTATGTGTACCCTTTGTTTTTCCTGAACTGAAGAATGCCAATTTCTTCCAAGCTAGTTCGGTCGCTATGCCTATGGAAGTGAATTACTATGATTTGTATATACCTTCAAATCCTTTTAGTTCATTAGCAAATTCTGCTGTTCCAGCAGTAGTTATTTTTAGTATGGCAGTAGGGATTGCATTGATCACTATTGAGCCCAAAAAGCATTTAATGAATAATTTAATTACTCTCAATGAGGCGATCTCGAAAATCACTAAAAAGCTTGTGAGTTTATCGCCGATAGGTGTTTTTGCGATTACCGCGAATGCTGCAGGGACTATTTCTCCTGATGAACTCCAGCGCTTACAAGTTTATATAATTACTTATGTTGTTTGTTGTTTGTTGTTAACTTTTGTGGTTTTACCTGCACTTATTAGTGCGATTACTGGTTACAAATATAAAGATGTGATTGAATGTGTGAAAGATCCTCTAATAGCAGCTTTTACTCTAAATAATTTATTTATTGTTTTACCAATGCTTGCTGAAAGTTCGAAAAAAATAATGGAAATGAATGGGCGACTAAATGAAACAAACGAAGAGCTTGCAGATGTAATTATACCCATTTCATTTAACTTTCCTAATTTAGCTAAAGTCATGGGTCTATTATTTGTTTTATTTGCGGGTTGGTTTGTTAATACTGAAGTACCCTTTTCAAGCTATCCTTCTTTTGCAGTTTCTGGTTTGTTAAGTAGTTTTGGCTCATCAAGTTTATCTATACCTTTTTTACTTAATAGTTATGAAATACCAGAAGATATGTATCAGTTATTTATGTTATCGGGAATTATAAATTCGCGTTTTGGTATACTTCTAGCTTCGATGCATTTAGTGACATTGACTCTCGTTTCAATACGTTTTATGACCGAAGGATTCAAAATCACTTTAATTCAACTATTGAAAGCCAATATTCCTTCAATGTGTATAACATTACTTGCCTTTATTTCGATGAATTTTTATTTTTCAGCGACAATTAAAAATGTTGATAATAAACGTGAAGTCTTAAGTCGCTTAAAGGTACATACTCCCGTTGAAAATAAAGTGCATTTTGAAGTGCCCAAGTTAGATGCTGATTTGGATGAAAATCTTAAAGCTAGGGTGATGAAGCGTGGTTACCTTCGAATTGGTTATCGTAAAGCAAATTTACCATTCACCTACTTAAATAAGGCTGGAGAAGTTCAGGGTTTTGATATTCAGTACGCTCATGAACTTGCGAGAAACCTTAAATGTAAAATTGAGTTCATTCCTTTTGATAGAAACAATATGGCTGAATTGTTGAAAAACGGCTCAATCGATATCGCCATGTCGGGCTTGGCTTCGCTCGTGATTTGTTAA